AGAAACTTGAAAAAACTAAGACCCTAAAACTATTAATTCACTATGACTATCCCTTCTCTAAATAAGTCCTAACTATCACTAATTTAAAAATTGATTTAAAGATATTCAAAAGCTTAAAAATTAGAATAAAAAAATATTTAGATAAAAAAAGGTTAAAAAATATATTTTTATAGTTATGGGGGTGTGGTGCTTTTTTTCTTGGAAGAATAATACCCTTTAAGTGAGGGAAGGGTGTTGAATATTTTTCGCACGGCTTCCCACTGGTCATACTCCTCACTTATGACCACTACATGTGCGGGGGGATGTATCTTCCTTATGCGGAGGATGCTAAGTGTTGCATCCTCTTTCACCGATACTAAAACCGCTATTTTAGCTTTAGACCTTAATTTATCCTTCATTATGCTTTTTGCATATTCATCCGCCAGTTTATTCTTGATTATCCGGGGGGATCCGTTAATTTTTAGTCCGGCATGTCTTTCAATGTCTGCCAGACTGTTGAGGAGTTTGGCCTGGGATTCTGCCCGGATTAATATTAAGCTCATGGTTTACCTCCTTCTCTTAAGGAAAGAGTTGATTAACGAGCTGCGGAACAAAACCAGTATTATCAGTATCAGTCCAATTGCAGTTTGTATGCTTCCTACAATGTCCAGTACTGATGAACTTATGGGTAACTCCCAGGAAGGGGAAGTTCGACCCTCAGGCAGGGCTTTGTAGTAAACCCCAACTGCACGGGTACTTTCCACCACATTTATGTCTTTAGGTTCCACGTAGTTCACTCCGACCAGGTTACCATTGTTTATGGCGTTGTTTATGGTGGTGGCTATGGCTGTGCTGTTGTACCCATTTTTCTTAACTGAGTAATCCACCAGTTCTTCCGTGGTTTCATAAACACCGGCAGCATCAGTACCATACACTGAAACCAGTGTACTGTTACTGGTTACAGTGAGTTTATCTGCCAGGGCATCGTAGGCATAAATGGTTTTCAGTGCGGTCCCATCATAGGGACAGGTCTGGTAATTTTCAGCAGCAGGATATGCAACGCTCCATCCACAAGTAGGACATTCTTTGGAGTATTCTTCATCCATGGGGTAACCGGTGGTGTTCATTTTGGAAGGAGTAAACATATCTCCGGTGGTTAAGGAAGACACCAGGTTATCCCCACCTCCACCGTACTTTTCACCAGATTCCTTGGCTACCTTTTCCATTGCTGCACCCAATATCTCCGTGGATGGATATCCATCTCGGATCATCTTACCAATCATAACTGCAGTTTCCTGACGCACAGTTTCAGCAGTACCATATTGAGGATTACCATGGGTGTTACGCAGGTGTATTATTGCTCCTTTCTGTCCTGCGGGAAGTGTGGCCAGCCCTCCTGATACAGGGGTGGCAGTTATGGTTCCATTATTGTCCACTGTCACCACGTAAGCATCGAAGGATCCTCCCACTGCTGCCCCAATGGTGGGTCCTCCAGTCATTACCCTGATACCAGAGTAACTGCTGGCAGCACTGGCAGCTTCGGATGCGGTGGCCCCGTTATTCAATCTTTTAATGGTTTCCACAATTGCTGCCAGTCGGGGTGTACTGTTTCCTTCCCCACCAGAGAGAACTGCGAAATGATTCTCTTTGGACATGATAAATGTGGACTGGAACATGTTAGTAGCAAAGGACATACTGCCTGCGGCAGCTCCATTGGGATCTTTTCCCGTGGGATCCGTGATGATTACTATGTTGCAGGTGGCGGCTGAAGTGTTAATCAATAACGCCAGAGTCACCAGAAGTACTAGAATTTTTTGTAATTTGTTCCGATTCATCTTGGTTTCACCTTAAATAATTTTTCACTTCATTCCACCAATCAACCACTGGTTTGATTTACCTGTACAGTTGAAAAGTCTTCTACTACATTAACGGTTAATATTCCCGTGTTTTTATCCAATTTCACATCAACCGCTTTAATAGGAGCTACAGTTGTACCGGGTAGCGTGGATAACATGGCTGCCTGCCGCGCATTTTCCAGGGCTTCATTCAAGGGAACTTTTCTTTTGCTGGTTATGAGGGTGTCCCCCTGGATATAACTTCCTGATCTAAAACCCACATTGGCAATGTTGGTTTTTATAGATTCAGTGGGTACAATGTCGTTTCCTTTGACTATAACTCCAGATATGGCCACTCCGTTTTCAGTTCCATTGGATGAGGCATAGGACATGTAGGACATTAGTCTCCCGGAGGTGATAAGAATGAATGCCAGCATTAAAATAATCAGGGTATCTCTTCTTACCTTTATGAACATGTTTTTTTCACCTGTTTTTGGTCATTTAGAAGTTTTAAACATTTATTAATTTACTCAGAATTCTATTTTTGTAGATCTAACTATTTTTGTGAATCAATGAAAATCTTAATTTTTTCTTTATATTTAACTGCTGCTTCCCCAATACATATTAGGGCATCGGCATCACATTCCAATCCCTTTTCAAGTCCTCGAACTACCTGTTCTTCTGTAGCTCCCAGGGTGCCTTCACGGAATTTTTCAGGTTCCTCAGTGGTTAATATGATTTTGCCAGAGGAAATATAACTTTCTGCGGCCAGCCGTGAATAGTAAGAAGCAGGTATGATGAAATCCGCGTTGGCCAGTGTTCGTTCCATAATTTCATTATCTCCAGATTTGCCCGATTCTGAGGAGATGGTTATAACCACGGCTATCTTATTGTATGTTTTATTAAGTTCCCGGAGTACAGTTTCAACTCCCGAAGGATTATGACCGTAATCCACTATCAAATCCCGATTTTCATCCTGGTGAATATATTCTAAACGTCCAGGAACTCCCTTAAATGTGGGGAGGTAATTTTTGATTTCTTCCAGTGGTATTTTCAGTATTTCATGGGCCACGGCAATGGCTCCTAGGGCGTTGTAAACATTGTGCAGCCCGGTGATTCCCATTTCCATTTTAATTTTTTCCTGGGAAGTTTGGAGAAGGAAACTGTTACCCTGGATAGCAGTGGCCAGGTAATCTGGTGTGGGACGTTTTAAACCGCACTGGCAGTGATAATAACCTACTCCTGATAGAGTTTCCTTTAGGGTGATTTCTTCTCCGCACCAGCATTCTTTTTTACTCTCACCTTGTACTTCATGGTCAACTCCAAAGGTGATCACCTTTCCCTGGTAATTAATATGGGATATTAATCCCCATATAGCAGGATCATCTCCATTGACCACCACTGTTTCACCACGGAGCTTTTCCAGGAGTTCCCCTTTGATCAGACTGTAGTGCCTGAAATCATGACCGTTATTCAGGTGGTCGGGGTTAATGTTGGTTATAACTCCACAGGAGGGGTAGCAACGATCTAATATGAACTTCAAATCTCCGGTGTTCCCTTCGGTACCAGTTTCTACCACGGCAATATCCCCCTTCAACCGGCACTGTAAGGGGGGAATGTAATCTATATTTCCCTGAAGAGTTCTAAATCCATGTTCCGTGGGTTTCAGTCCGGCACTGTAACAAAAATGCTTCAGTAAAGTGGTGGTGGTTGTTTTCCCATTGGTCCCGGTGACACAGATAACTGGTTTATTGGGATGGATCTGTTGCAGAAGTTTTTCCACATCTAGAAGTTGCGCTGGGCTGTCTTTTATCTTCTGGAACAGGTTCGAAGTTTTAGGGAGGCTGGGTGGGGGGATTATATAAGTTGATGAATTGAAAAATATTTCAGGATGTTCATTAAGGTAAATTTGCGAGTTATAATCCTTTAAAGTGTAAAGGAAAGGGCAGTTTTTCGCGCTGTGGATGTCAGTGCCCATCACCCTTTGACCGTGGTCCATCAGGACCCGGGCAACCAGGTTTCCCACAACTCCGCAGATACCAATAACTCCAAAGGTTTCCATTTCAGTGAAGGGAATCTTCTCCATCTGGGATGAATGTTTGTCCATATCTGTACTCATTTTTTTTAACACCGGTTTAAGTTCCTATATTTTATTTTTATTCCCTAAATACCTATATCATTTAACTTGGTTTTTGATTAATAATATTCTGTGATTAGTAAGAGAATTTTTCGGTGAAGTAGAGAATCTGGTAACCTAAATACTACGGGGAGGAATCCAAACTTCTACTATTTCCTTGTAAGTTGTTAAGGTCTTTAGCTAAGGGAGTATAATAAACAAGATTATCTTTATCTAACTTAATAAATTCACTTATAAAAAATCTTCTTTTACCATAACAGACCAGAAATAAACTCATTATTGATTTATCATATCCTTCAAAAT
This genomic window from Methanobacterium formicicum contains:
- a CDS encoding Mur ligase family protein encodes the protein MSTDMDKHSSQMEKIPFTEMETFGVIGICGVVGNLVARVLMDHGQRVMGTDIHSAKNCPFLYTLKDYNSQIYLNEHPEIFFNSSTYIIPPPSLPKTSNLFQKIKDSPAQLLDVEKLLQQIHPNKPVICVTGTNGKTTTTTLLKHFCYSAGLKPTEHGFRTLQGNIDYIPPLQCRLKGDIAVVETGTEGNTGDLKFILDRCYPSCGVITNINPDHLNNGHDFRHYSLIKGELLEKLRGETVVVNGDDPAIWGLISHINYQGKVITFGVDHEVQGESKKECWCGEEITLKETLSGVGYYHCQCGLKRPTPDYLATAIQGNSFLLQTSQEKIKMEMGITGLHNVYNALGAIAVAHEILKIPLEEIKNYLPTFKGVPGRLEYIHQDENRDLIVDYGHNPSGVETVLRELNKTYNKIAVVITISSESGKSGDNEIMERTLANADFIIPASYYSRLAAESYISSGKIILTTEEPEKFREGTLGATEEQVVRGLEKGLECDADALICIGEAAVKYKEKIKIFIDSQK
- a CDS encoding DUF356 domain-containing protein, with amino-acid sequence MSLILIRAESQAKLLNSLADIERHAGLKINGSPRIIKNKLADEYAKSIMKDKLRSKAKIAVLVSVKEDATLSILRIRKIHPPAHVVVISEEYDQWEAVRKIFNTLPSLKGYYSSKKKSTTPP